The bacterium genomic sequence ATAATCCCTCCAATAATCATCTGTTAGCTCTTTGAAATCATCAAAATATATCACCTGTATTCCCGGAAGTATACGGTGAACAAGCGCAAATTTATTGTTGATTTTTTTGGGAAAGATAAAAGCATCCTTCTCCCAAAGAAGAATGTCATCGCCTTGTCTGTGCCTTATATATGATTCAAATATAAAATATTTTTCTCTAATCTTTATCTCTGAAGAACCAAAGAGACTGCCGGCTTCGGCATAAGTAATGCGGGGAGAAATTACTCCTTGCTTAGTAAAATTTACAAGGTCAGTGCTTGTAGCATAAGCAATAAGTGCATTTCTCCTGTCATAAACGGTATAAAAAAGATAATATATCCCATCAAGAAAAACTATTCTCGGGTCTTCAATACCTCCTTTTTCGTAATCGCGCTCTGGGGAAATAACGGGCTCGCTAAATCTCTTTACAACCTTATTATCTACCA encodes the following:
- a CDS encoding pesticidal protein Cry7Aa, encoding VDNKVVKRFSEPVISPERDYEKGGIEDPRIVFLDGIYYLFYTVYDRRNALIAYATSTDLVNFTKQGVISPRITYAEAGSLFGSSEIKIREKYFIFESYIRHRQGDDILLWEKDAFIFPKKINNKFALVHRILPGIQVIYFDDFKELTDDYWRDYLKNLGEYIILDSVSRFESRNIGGGCPPIETKDGWILIYHAVEDSRKGRIYHAGAALLDINDPTKIIARLKRPFFSPSEEWEKQGDVNNVVFPTGTIEKDGRLYIYYGAADKRIAAKSVEIEELLTELKNNKSNI